The Apus apus isolate bApuApu2 chromosome 4, bApuApu2.pri.cur, whole genome shotgun sequence genome contains the following window.
CTATTCAGTGTAAGTTAAACATTAAGAGAAATGCTCATGtgtccagggaaaaaaaaaaaacaaacagagggGCTGATCCAGAAGAGttcagaaacacacacaaaatatgtACTTACTACCACTTCttcttttgggttttcttctctATAATCCAAACAGTCTTGCTGTAGCTCCTTTAAATCAGTAAGTAATTCAGTTGCTTGCCTCAAGgaagttttcctttcctggatCTCTGCATATTCTCTTTGTAGTTTTATCAGTTGTTGTTCAGCTCTGAAAAAGATGGAGGCTTTGTTTGATAACTATATTGCATCTTTATTTCATGAGTAACTACAAACATATTTCCTCTGAAGCCTCAAAGGAAAGGATTGTCAGATATACAAAGCATAGGTTAGTGTTACCTACTGTTTCATTAGACTAACTAGCATATTTCAACAGGAGCATGGCTCCAAatccacaaaaaacccctacaCTTTTTCTCACATCTCACTTTTGAGTCTGACAAAATAACCACTCTCACTCTTAAGCAATTAAGTTTTTCAAGTGAAGTTTCTTAAGTACCCAGTGTTCTGCTCCTGCACACACCTGCTTGCAGGCTGAGGTCTTCAGTGCTTACACTGAAGCACACTCAGGAACTACAAACTAATTACTACTCTGCCTAAGAAAACCAGAGCTCGATTTGTTAAATTAGCACTCAAAAAACTGAGCATCAACAGccatttttatttaacagtCTTGCagcaaaaatgtctttaaatgaTCAAAGGatgaaaacacaacaaattaaaaaatgagaagacaGCTTTCAGTCTTTTGAGGATGTTCAAACCCATGTTGCGAGATGCTTTGAATGAGTTCTTGGAGTGAAGTTTGTCCACagtactgcaaaaaaaacccaagactCTCATGGCCAATGAGAAATGCCTTTTAATCTGCCTTAGTAGATCCAAGCCCATGGTTCCCTACAGAGTTAACattacagaatggtttaggttggaagggaccttaaagatcatctagttccaatccccctgcatgggcaaggacacctcccactagatcatgttgctcagagccccatccaacctggccttgaacacttccaaggaggcacccacagcttccctgggcaacctgtgccagtagctcaccaccctcacactaaacaattttctcctaatgtctaaccagCTTCACTATAAAGCTTGTCACTAGTAACCCACTGGATTTAGGGAACTCTAGCGGTTCCTCCAAAGTACGTAATTTCTTTGTTGTGTATCTCAGTGATACTTAAGATTCATCCCAAATTAGAGAAGGGGAATTGTGCAGCCACATGAGATGGAAGCAAACCATGTATGCAGCGGTATCCCTGCCAGTCTGCAGAGGTGAAGGACATTCTCCCACCTCTAAACCAAAAAAGGCCTCTGTATTAGCTTTGTAAATTTATGATTCATCACTTTTGCATTTCCAGGGGAACATTAGTGTTTTTCTTGTGAACATACGGTCTGAAACACCAGTTAGTAGTTACCTAAGTGAAGTTGCAAGAATGGCTATCTAAGGCAACTGAAATATGGAACGGAGAGGTTAACTGGAGCTTTTGCCAAAACAGAAATCAATAGAGAATAGAAGCAGAGTTGGAAGAACAAAAtcagttactttaaaaatagcagaCTCCTTAAGCTCTTCAGGCTTTTACTGTTCATTATTAGAAACATACCCAATTAGCTCTTCTCTGAGTTGCAAGAgttgctgccttttctttttgatgtcTGTTATTACCTGAAACAAATAGTGAGGAAAGCCTTTGAAACAGTGTCTGTAACTTCAAAGgcaaacaattaaaatttcattcgctttttttctttgatgcttTATACTTCTGATTCTGGGTGTGGAAGATTGTGAGATATCAGACCTTATAAGCTGTCGTACTTTGTATTTCAACCACTTTCAAGCTCTTTAAAATGTCAGACTTGTCACCACCATCCAAAATTTCTCTTCAGGAACGTTGGATTTATGAGCATACAAGAGGAGTGTGTGACATTTTGAACCGAAACATGACCAACGCTgggaggtttttgtttgtttctgttttaaaaatgcaggctAATAGAAATGTATGTTAAGTCCAATTGCCATGCCCAGGGAGATGAGCATAATTAAGCTTTCTTTAATACAAcatccaataaaaaaaaaccaagctaataataaatttaaatttagcAACTGCAAATCTGGTTTTAAACTAATGTATACGAGGCAAAATGAAGGTAACTCCGAGTGGCTGTGAATGCTAGATGTGTATTCAAATGTTCATTTCACATGCAGAGTAGCTTATATCTACCTGAAATTAACAAGACTTGAGCACATTAATGGCCACTTGCCAGAATAAATATGCTGTTGACTTGTTAAAAGCTATTTTGTCACCGAAAAGCTTGTGGAAGAGCTTCATCTGGGCAGAAGGCCTCTAGCACACAGTGCCAAACCTGCTCTTGAATCTCCCTTTGCTGCAGGAGATTCACTTCTCCTGATGAAACCACTCCAATATCCTTCTGCTCTTACACTAGTTCCTCCTCCTGTTGATATCCTCAGTCACATTTTCAGTCACCTACTACTTGCTCTGAATGAACAGGGGAACTGCCTTCCTCTGAACAGAAAGTTTGCACATATCTAGGGAATGTAGCTCCTTTAAACAAAGCAATCAAATTCTACTCTCACAGGTCACCATCTTTGCTGCTCTCCTAGATTTTATATTCATCTGAGTTTCTTAAAGGTTAACTCTCAATATTTAATTTGCTCTCCAGAGGCCTCACCACtgctcattaaaataaataaacaaatatgtTAATTAACATCCATAGATACCTCCACATCCTAACATgcattccttcttttttctttctgtatggAGTCTACAATCGATCATATTTACTCAGataatttccagaaaaaatCTGGTGGTTCCTCATCCTCTATTTGTGCAGCTCATTCTGTAGTACAGTCcacttctgtgatttcttttttttttttatttcttctagtCAACTTCTTGACATTTCAATAACCACCTCTATATGCTGTACAACCCAGtgatatatatgtatttaccttagcattttttttcttcgtATTCTTTAATTCCTGAATGTCCACTatctacagaggaaaaaaagaattacagatTGACTATGGATCTTGATTTCATCCCTATCTTCCTAAAAACATTGTTGCAAGAATTACTTTGGAATaacaaaaagctatttaaaaaaacccattacACTAGTTCAAAGGAAGACTACAAGTGTATCAGTTGTGTGTCAATTCTTTCTTCTCATGCCAGAGGAAGACTGTTCCACAAAACTAGTCATCTTGCACAAGTTGGTGCAATTAACACTCCTTGTACCAATTAGCATAATACTATCTAGCACAGTTTTTCTGTAAGTTTATGTAAAATGTATAAATCTAGTAATTCTAAAGCTCTAGTAATTCTAAATCTCTCAGAACTACAGTTTTAGTACTTATCCACTGGACTTACCACAGCTCCTACAAGTTGAATTTTACTCGTAATCAGTGAGAAAAAATGTTAGTCTTCTAAGCTAATGAGCTTTTTACAGTTAGGTTCAAactcttaattaaaaaaggatTCTTTTCCCTGATCTATGTTAGAGGCCTTAGCCAGGCCTCAACACTGAGACACAGTATAAAGATTAAATCATCAACCTTGTAGAACTCTAGTCTGTAagttttttaaacagtgtttgCTCATTCAACTGTTCCAGCTCTCCAGTTTTACTACACAGTGCTTTAGACATGACAAATACTATTGCTTCCCTATTCTCAAAAGCTGAACATTTTGCAAGGTACTTGCAGGACAACAGTGCTGTGTCTAAAGACAATTCTCATAAAAGCCAGCACAGAGGCTgcacaaaacaaaccattttaatattatttatcaTGACAAGAGATTAGAAAATTTCAAGTATCATAAAATAAAGGTGAACAGGACAATGTAAAACCATAGGCATTTTGACTACAACGTAATACACAGCTCTATAATCACTACCACaacactgattttatttatggTGTACTTACGAGATCGGTGATTTGGTCCttgaaagcagaacagaagcCACTGATAGCTTTTTTGCAAGTGTCTGATTCTATGCTTTGTCTGGAGAAGTCAGGGggacaaaacacaacacatttgGTTTAGTAAAGGAGAAATCTCATCCAAAAACATTCCTTTAAGTAATGAATAAAACCCAGCGTTCAGCAGCTAGTAGCACAGGCAAGTGCGGATCTTTCACGTATTAGCAGTAGCTTAATTTCTACATTGACAAACATAACCTGTGTTGTTCCTGTGTTTGGAAAAATACCAAATTCCTGGAGACCACCTGAAGATCACATATGAGAAATATTTGTATCACAGAAACCTAGTGATCATTAAAATAACATCAGAATGTAACCAGGCACTACTGCATTCCCTAAAGGACAGCTCACTAGCAAAAACAcgggtaattttattttttaaaaactctgcGTATTCAGCCATAGGGAAGCAGAATATTTACTTGTAATTTGCTGCTATCTTCTCAAACTCAGCCAGAACAACATCCAGTTCTGTAATATCTCTGGGAGATCTCTTCATCTCTTTGGGACACCAAACTTGTACAGAACATGGGCTATCcactgaaacaacaaaacaaagataagcACTGTACAATTCAGGTACGTATTCTAGAACAACAGAAAAGTTACTGTGCCCACCATTAAAATAACCATCTAAAAGTTATTAATATATCAAAATTAAACTTGAGAAGAGAGAAATACCAACTATTGAATGTGTCTTTGGCTGAGCAACTATGACAGACTTATCTGGAGATACTTAAGACTTTGGATGATCAATTATATACAACTTATTACAtacaacttattttttattcttcatcaTTTCAGACAAGTCCAGAACACATAATTACATCAAATGACAAACTATACAGTGTGCTGTAGATACAGCTGTTTGTGCTACTAAAACAACTTGCCTGAGTTTGGGCAACCTGCACTCCTTAAGGAATCATGAGTTGTTATATTGTATTTGAATACATTTTGTACTAATACCATATATGCCTCAAAAAAAGTGATATATGTTTCTTTAAACTTTGCAATAGTATTATTAGCTAATTCCACAAAACCTTAAACCATGTTTCTTCACACACTCCCAAATGTAATTCTAGTACTTGACTGTGACTGGGTACAGTTCAAAGGAAGCAAGATGACAACTGAGAAACAGTTTCTCTATACCAAAAATTGCCACTGTCTTGAAGTTCCCTATCTCAAAGGTCTCTATACTAACAGCTGTGCCTACACTGTAAGTCAGTGGCACTCCAAGCTCTGCTCCACAGCCTGGTGCTCCAGGCTTCCAGATGAAGGGACATACTCAAGTGTCCTACAGCTCTGTACCCATGGGAGGGATAATGCAGACCTGTGCTTTACCCCTTCAGGGGAGTAACAGGCAAGTCCAGGGATGCAAACCATGGGGATGAGAGCTGCATGGCACAGGAGCTCCATGATGTAGCCATTGCTAATTGTCTAGATTGTCCAGAACAAAGCTGCAACGAAAACCTCCCATTTCTAGAAGCATTATGCTGCTATGTCTCGGAAGTGAAAACCATTAAGCTGTGGAAAAGCACTCATGTTGAAAGAGGAAAAGCCATATGGGAGTTTTGAAGGGTCTACCTTACCAGAAGGATCTGACATATTCTCCTCTGAAGGCCGCTTCTTTTTTGCCTGGAATTCAGTAGTTTTCAGAGCCTTCTGTGATACAAAAAGCAgattaacttaaaaaaacaacccctaGGTTTACTAATTTAAAATTCTAAGAGATGGCAAGTAGGCAGAACATGGGACAGTATTTCAGCCTTTGATGACTGAACCATCAGTCACATTTCTTAGGGTTATTTCACCAGAAATGCAGCACAGTGGTAGCactgctggggggcagcagctgcctgactGTCCGACTGACACCTCAGCCACTGGCCGTGCAGCAGGAGGAACATTTTAAGGAGCAGAAGGCCCCTCAGTTCAGCACAGCCCTCACCCTGTACTGACAGTTCTCTGATCAACAGTGCCTCCTTACCTTCTTTTTCACCCACATTCTGTCCCAATCCTTTCTCTACTTATACTTTGTCACACAGACACAAAGCAGTAGTTCCACAAGAATGCTTCAGTTTACTGATGGAAGACTACAGTTCTGTACTGAATGTTACAATTCCAATGAATTTCAGTATGTAAAAAAACTTCTGTGCAAACTATGGCATATCTTCTTTTATCCCAGGCCTGCTTTCCCAGATCTGCAGAGAGTTAACTCTTACTCTGTGTGCCTGGAGTGCTATGTGAGCCAAAAGCACTTTACATTAATTGCAGTCTATGTGTGCCAGTCAAAAAACAAGTGTTTTTTGTCTAATtctaatatattaaaaattaattttatcaataaaaaaaatgcaattcttTCATAAATATGTCCTTTCTTCAATACTGAACAAGCATAAGGGATTTATATTCATTTACTATGCCATTCTTTAAGAATATATATTCCAGAtataacagaaatatttgaaataagaaCAGAATCCAAAATGAGCAAGAGAATGGGCTACAGGTCACAGGGACAACTGGCTAATATACTCCCCACTGACATGATGACTCTAAGCATTTCATTTGGCCACCTCACAAGAATGCTTGGAGGATTAATTATCTGGGACACAATTCAGTACTAAGGAAGTAccaagaaacaaattaaaggTCTTGCCCTCCCCTACTCTCTAACGCAGGGATGGCATGAAGTAAGTTAAATTGACTGATATACTCCTGCAACTTTCTCTGTACCACATTCTCCTTAAGGGGTTCATCTTCAGGATCAGCTGTGCTGGATTTCTGATCATCATCACCAGACGTTGTCGagcaacacatttttttactaggaaaagaaaaatatccacATGTAAACCCACTACATCCTGAGAAAGAATCTTCAACCACATAAACAAAAACATCTTAGGCTCTGGGGGACATTTTGTACTGTATTGTCATTCAGTTTGTGTCTCCTAAATCAACTACATACGAAGTTGAAAATGGCATATAAAGGGAATAAAATCTTTATCCCTCAACAGCAACCCTTGTGACAATTAGAAATCCATTAGTAACTGACCACTGGGATAGCCATGTTATTTTGAAGATATGTTAGTAGGAAAGGAGAAGGCTTTCCTAGTGGTTGggttagaaataataaaaaaaaaccccacccaaaaaaccccacactctCATAATGCTCTATTATTGTCTTGCTGCTTCATTCAAATAAGAACTGCTTCAGAGTAAAACCAGATTTGATTTAGCAAATGAGGAACATACTAAAATTTGTAttaaaagatcttttaaaactattttatttgttaCATGTAGTCTATCTGGCTTTTAcctattttttaacattttaactttAAAGACACCAGCATTTAAATTACTAACTCTTATCtctcagatattttttaatcatttaatttgggggggggaaaggactTAAATCAATGTACTGCTTGCAGAAGTTAAACACTAATTTATTCTCCCATTTCTTTTCTACATTCCCCAATCTTActtattattttggtttctcATCTGGGAAATTTTAAGTTAAAGCATCTTTTTAATAAGCAGTCTGGAAACCTGACAAACATAAGACTTTTTCCTATTTAATCTAAAAATCTAAAGATTAAATGCTGGCAGCAATTCTCTTTTTTCACCAGACCTTCTTCCTGTACTTTTCCTTTGTTGAGCTGAAACATGACCAAGGGACTTGTTTTGTGAATGCTCCTCTCCATAAGCATCCACAGCCGTGCTGTGCAAAGGGTGATCtgtaagaacagaaaataaactgtatGGAAATTGTTCCATCTGTACAGGCAAAGAACACAGGCATGCTAGCACTGTCTGCCTTCAGCATTTAGTAagaatttctgtgctttgctcaCTAATGCAAAGGGAGTCTCAGTAGAAGTGTTACTTAatgattaggaaaaaatatagaGTGAAAAGCTTCATAGTTTCTGTACTCATCCACCTCCTGTTTATTTACAAACTGAAACCAAAAGTGCAAGAAAGCTTGGCCCAGACCTATGACATATagcaacaaaacattttttaaaagcttatttcaAGTCTCTCTTTGCTATGGCATACATCAATCTTCTATACATTTAAACAACTGCTTCCTAAATTttacctttttgtttgttttgaagatgGATTTTTAACTGCTTTATTGGATACTATAAGATGACAGTTACAGCTGCTACAGGAAGTTTGTAAATGTAAAATGCTTGAAGGTAGCTACCAGAACAGATTAAAACTCTGAGAACCTTAAGCTTTTAGCCTGCCTACCATggtatatatttcttttttcaagcaCAAAAATTGCCACAAAAATTCAGCATTGGCTTAATTAACATTAGTGGGCACCCTTTTTATAGTTTTAACACACACCACAGAAGTGAGGAAAAGAAGAGCCTTTAATTTGGCAGCCTTACCCACATGTCAACCCTTTTGCTAGATTGTTCTTTACAGCTCATTTTCAACGCTGTTTCTATAGTTATGTGgatatttcctttattttctcaaagTAATAAATACTACACC
Protein-coding sequences here:
- the CENPU gene encoding centromere protein U; this translates as MSSKKAKRNHSGKKSLEPQTNPRPHWKSVPLEEPDVSRILKVAEANQLEELDDSFDHPLHSTAVDAYGEEHSQNKSLGHVSAQQRKSTGRSKKMCCSTTSGDDDQKSSTADPEDEPLKENVKALKTTEFQAKKKRPSEENMSDPSVDSPCSVQVWCPKEMKRSPRDITELDVVLAEFEKIAANYKQSIESDTCKKAISGFCSAFKDQITDLIVDIQELKNTKKKNAKVITDIKKKRQQLLQLREELIGAEQQLIKLQREYAEIQERKTSLRQATELLTDLKELQQDCLDYREENPKEEVVYGTSSLPALLVESRRILGAERHFHNINMKLEEALAVQRGKSSKKH